The segment GGTATAGGCACGGTCGGCGCTCGCGACCTGGACGGCCGCCGGCGTCGCCCGGGCCGGCGTGGCGCGCGCGACCGTCGTCCGCGGCGCCGCGGCGCCGGGCAGGGCGGCCAGCGCCTTGCGGTTCAGGTCGTCGGCGGAACGCTCGGGCGTCAGGCTCGCATAGTTCGAGAGGGGGCCCCAGGCCTCCGCCGATCCGGCGAGGCGCGGTGCCACCGACGCGAGATAGTTCGTCGTCTCTGCCGGCAGGGGGGTGCCGTCGAACAGATGCCGCTCTAGCCGGCCGGGACCGGCATTGTAGGCGGCGAGGAAGGCCGGATAGCCGTAGAGGTCGTACATCTCGCGGATGTAGGCGGTGCCGGCGAGGATGTTGTTGCGCGGATCGTAGCGGTCGTCGCCGAGATCGTACTTGTAGCGCAGCTCGGCATAGGTCGCCGGCATGACCTGCATCAGGCCAGCGGCGCCCTTGGGCGAGGTGGTCGGCTTGCCGTTGATGAACTGGCGCCCGCCGGACTCCTGGCGCATCACTTCGCGGATCCAGAGTTCGGGAACGTTGAAACGCTCCGACGCTTCCTGGATATATGGTCCCCACGGATCGTCGGAGGATCCCGGAACCCGGTAGTCGCGGGCGGCGACGTCGAGCGACGGCACGTTGCCCACCTGGGCGCTCTGCCGCGGCGACGAGGAACAGGCCGACAGGCCGCAGGCGAGGGCGATGCCCACACAAGCCACGCGCAGTTGGTGCGCTTCGCGTCGCGCCGCTCGTCCGGATGCCATCTAGCCCCCCGACCCCTGTTTGAGTAAGCCGCAGCGTAACAAATTGTAGGAATCACCGCAATCTAGACGCGGCGGATAATGTGGAACTTCAATCCGCTGTAACATGATAGTGCGGACCTTGCCCGCCAGGGAAAATGATCCCATTGCGGCGCTCGCCCGCCCCATCCACGGCAATCCTCGCCGTCGAAGCGTTTAAAGATCGATAACGAATCGTGCCGTGGCGCGGGTGCGGCGGGCGTCGCCTGTCATCTGCACGGCCGTGCCGGGCGTAGCAGAGGCCATGCAACGTCATGCCGGATGCCGCCGATGATCGCCTACGCCGCCGCCTACCTCGCCAGCGCCGTCACCTTCTTCGGGCTCGACATGCTGTGGCTCGGCCTCGTCGCCCGCGATTTCTATCGCCGCGGCTATGGCGACCTGCTGCTCGAGCAGCCGCTCTACGCGCCCGCCGCCGGATTTTACGTCTTCTATATCGTCGGCATCGTCTTCTTCGCCGTCATGCCGGCGCTGCAGGCCGGCAGCTGGCTGACCGCGCTCGGCTACGGCGCGCTCCTCGGGCTGCTCTGCTACGGCACCTACGACATGACCAACCTGGCGACGCTGAAGGGCTGGCCGGTGTCGGTCGCGATGGTCGACATGGCCTGGGGGACGGCGCTGACCGGCACGGCGGCGCTCGTCGGCTTCCTGGTCGCCCGGCATCTGGCGTGACGGCCGGCACGGTACCCGGCTCTTCGGTTTGACACGGGCGCGCCGCGGGCACATCGTTCCCCATACCCTTTGGGCAACGCGGCGGACGACATGCAAACGGCGGACATCGTCGTCATCGGTGGCGGCATGGTCGGTGCGGCGATCGGCTACGGGCTCGCCATGCGTGGCGCCTCGGTCATCATCCTGGACGAGGGCGATTCCGCCTTCCGCGCGGCGCGGGGCAATTTCGGCTTGGTCTGGGTCCAGACCAAGGGCCTCGGCATGCAGCGCTATGCCGACTGGACCCGTCAGTCGGCCGACCTCTATCCGGAGTTCGCGGCGGAACTCCAGGAGACCGGCGGCATCGACATCGCCTACGAGAAGCCCGGCGGCCTGACGCTGTGCCTCGGCGACGCCGAGTTCGAGCGGCAGAGCCGCACCATCGGCAGCCTGCACCAGCAGGCCGGGCCCGGCCGCTACGACGCCGAGATGGTCAGCCGGCGCGACCTCGAATCGGCACTGCCGCACGTGACCCTGGGGCGGGAGGTGACCGGCGGCTCCTGGTCGCCGCACGACGGCCACACGACGCCGTTGCGGCTGCTGCGCGCCATGCATGCCGGCTTCGCGCGCTTCGGCGGGCGCTATCTGAGCGAGCATCGCGTCGAGTCGATCGAGCCGGGGCCGGGCGGCTTCACCCTGCGCACCGCCGGCGGCGACGTCTCGGCCGGCAAGGTGGTGCTCGCCGCGGGGCACGGCATTCCGCGGCTCGCCGGGATGGTCGGCCTCTCGGTGCCGACGCGGCCCGAGCGGGGACAGGTCCTGGTGACCGAGCGCGTCCAGCGGTTCCTGCCGATGCCGATCTCCAGCGTGCGCCAGACGGTCGAGGGCTCGGTGATGATCGGCAACTCCAACGAGGATGTCGGTTTCGACGACGGCACGACGCTCGACGTCGGCCGCGACATGGCGGCGCGCGCCGTGCGGATCTTCCCGGCACTGGCGCGGCTGCGCATCGTGCGCACCTGGGGCGCGTTGCGCGTGCTGCCCCCGGACAAGTTCCCGATCTACGAGGAGTCCGCCACCTGTCCCGGCGCCTTCGTCGCGACGATGCACAGCGGCGTCACCCTGGCCGCGGTGCATGCCCGGCGCCTGCCGGAGTGGATCCTCGACGGCAGGGTGGAGGACGGGTTCGAGCAGTTCCGGGCGGCGAGGTTCGATGTTCAGGCGGCGGCATAGGGCGGCGCGCGACTCGGTCACGATCGTGATCGAGGACGAGCCGGTGATGGTGGCGGAGGGTGATACCGTCGCGGCGGCCCTGTTCGCCGCCGGCCTGCCCTGGTTCCGGACGACGCCGATCGGCGCGCGGCCGCGCGCGCCCTGGTGCATGATGGGCGTGTGCTTCGACTGCCTGGTCGAGATCGACGGCGAGCCGAACCGCCAAGCCTGCCTCGTCCAGGTGCGCGAGGGAATGACGGTGCGGCGCCAGCGGGGTGCGCGTGCCTTCGAGCCGGAGCTCGGGCGTGAGTACACGCCGTGAGGCGGGCGCAGCGAGGGCGCAGCCAATGAACCGTCTTCTCGACCTGATCGTGATCGGCGCCGGACCGGCCGGGATGGCGGCCGCCGCGACGGGCGCGGAGTGCGGCCTGTCGACCCTGCTGATCGACGAGCAGGCCGAGCCGGGCGGCCAGATCTATCGCAGCATCGAGAGCATCGGCGAGCGCCGGCCGGACGACGTGGCGCTGTTCGGCGACGACTATGCGCACGGTGCCCATCTGGCGCGCGAGCTGCGCCGCTCGGCCGCACTCTATCTGCCCTCGGCGTCCGTGTTCGAGGTGACGCCGGAGGCCGACGAGGTGGCAGTCGCGGTGACCGTGGACGGCGCGGCCGAGCGGCTCGCCGCCCGGCGGGTGATCGTCGCGACCGGTGCGATGGAGCGCCCGGTGCCGGTCCCCGGCTGGACCATGCCGGGCGTGATGGGAGCAGGTGCCGCGCAGCTGCTGCTGAAGTCGGCCGGCCTGGTGCCGGAGGGGCGGGTGGTGCTGGCCGGTGCCGGGCCGCTCCTGCTGCTGGCGGCGGTGCAGCTGGTCGATGCGGGTGCCGAGGTGGTGGCGGTGCTCGAGCGCACGCGGTTCGCGGATTATCTGGGGGCCGCGCGCCACCTGTTCCGGGCGCGCCGGGCGCCCGGCTACATCGCCAAGGGCCGGGCGCTGCGCCGGCGGCTGAAGGCTGCGGGCGTGCCGATCCGCTCGGGCGTGACCGGGCTGCGCATCGAAGGTCTCGACCGGCCGGAGCGGGTGCTCTGGGACGGCGGCGCCGTCGATGCGGACGTGGTGCTGCTGCACGAGGGCGTTGTGCCGCACGTGCAGATCACGCGGCAGATCGGTGCCGACCACATCTGGGACCCGGCGCAGCGCTGCTGGCGGCCGGTGCTCGACGAATGGGGCGGCAGCTCGGTTGCCAACGTCATTGTCGCGGGGGATTCCGGCGGAATCGGCGGTGCGCGCGTCGCCGAGGCGACGGGCCGGCTGGCCGCGCTGCAGGCGGCGCATCTGCTCGGCCGCCTGTCGCAGCGCGAGCGCAACCGGCGTGCCGCCGCGCCGCGCGGCCTGCGCCGCCGGCACCTCGCGATCCGGCCCCTGCTGGATGCCCTGTTTCCGCCGTCCGCCGAGATCCTGGCGCCGCCCGACGATGCGACCATCGTCTGCCGCTGCGAGGAAGTGACGGCCGGCGAGATACGCGCCGCGGTCGCCCTCGGCGCCGCGGGCCCGAACCAGCTGAAGGCCTTCACCCGCTGCGGCATGGGCCCCTGCCAGGGCCGCCTCTGCGGCCTGACCGTCGCCGAGACCATCGCGGCGGCCCGCAGCCTGCCCGTCGCGCAGATCGGCTACTACCGCATCCGTCCGCCGATCAAGCCGGTCACTCTCGGCGAACTGGCCGCCCTCGACGGCTGAGCCGCGCCTCCCGCGGCAGGGCTCCGACCCGTCGCGTCGTTTCGCAAATCAGTCGCCTCGCAGGAACCGCTCGGCGCGTGCGGTGTTGGGGTATGCGAAACCGATGAATGAGAAGGAGGCCGACGTGTCGGACAATGTGTATGGAATTACCCATGTCGTGGGTAGTTCGGCCGACGGTATGTCCCAGGCGATCGAGAATGCCGTCTCGACGGCGGCGAAGACGGTGAAGAACCTGGAGTGGTTCGAGGTCTCCGAGACCCGCGGTCACATCGAAGGCGGCAAGGTGGCGCACTATCAGGTCGTGCTGAAGCTCGGCTTCCGCTATGAGGCGAAGCACTGAGGAGCGGCGCATGGCCGATCAGAACGACCCCTATCCGAAGGACCACGGTCCCGTCCGCTCCACCGAAGAGGCGCGTGGCGGCCGGACCAAGGGCATGGTCCGCTACGTGC is part of the Constrictibacter sp. MBR-5 genome and harbors:
- a CDS encoding (2Fe-2S)-binding protein, with the protein product MFRRRHRAARDSVTIVIEDEPVMVAEGDTVAAALFAAGLPWFRTTPIGARPRAPWCMMGVCFDCLVEIDGEPNRQACLVQVREGMTVRRQRGARAFEPELGREYTP
- a CDS encoding NAD(P)/FAD-dependent oxidoreductase, translated to MNRLLDLIVIGAGPAGMAAAATGAECGLSTLLIDEQAEPGGQIYRSIESIGERRPDDVALFGDDYAHGAHLARELRRSAALYLPSASVFEVTPEADEVAVAVTVDGAAERLAARRVIVATGAMERPVPVPGWTMPGVMGAGAAQLLLKSAGLVPEGRVVLAGAGPLLLLAAVQLVDAGAEVVAVLERTRFADYLGAARHLFRARRAPGYIAKGRALRRRLKAAGVPIRSGVTGLRIEGLDRPERVLWDGGAVDADVVLLHEGVVPHVQITRQIGADHIWDPAQRCWRPVLDEWGGSSVANVIVAGDSGGIGGARVAEATGRLAALQAAHLLGRLSQRERNRRAAAPRGLRRRHLAIRPLLDALFPPSAEILAPPDDATIVCRCEEVTAGEIRAAVALGAAGPNQLKAFTRCGMGPCQGRLCGLTVAETIAAARSLPVAQIGYYRIRPPIKPVTLGELAALDG
- a CDS encoding FAD-dependent oxidoreductase — its product is MQTADIVVIGGGMVGAAIGYGLAMRGASVIILDEGDSAFRAARGNFGLVWVQTKGLGMQRYADWTRQSADLYPEFAAELQETGGIDIAYEKPGGLTLCLGDAEFERQSRTIGSLHQQAGPGRYDAEMVSRRDLESALPHVTLGREVTGGSWSPHDGHTTPLRLLRAMHAGFARFGGRYLSEHRVESIEPGPGGFTLRTAGGDVSAGKVVLAAGHGIPRLAGMVGLSVPTRPERGQVLVTERVQRFLPMPISSVRQTVEGSVMIGNSNEDVGFDDGTTLDVGRDMAARAVRIFPALARLRIVRTWGALRVLPPDKFPIYEESATCPGAFVATMHSGVTLAAVHARRLPEWILDGRVEDGFEQFRAARFDVQAAA
- a CDS encoding lytic transglycosylase domain-containing protein → MASGRAARREAHQLRVACVGIALACGLSACSSSPRQSAQVGNVPSLDVAARDYRVPGSSDDPWGPYIQEASERFNVPELWIREVMRQESGGRQFINGKPTTSPKGAAGLMQVMPATYAELRYKYDLGDDRYDPRNNILAGTAYIREMYDLYGYPAFLAAYNAGPGRLERHLFDGTPLPAETTNYLASVAPRLAGSAEAWGPLSNYASLTPERSADDLNRKALAALPGAAAPRTTVARATPARATPAAVQVASADRAYTAPARRSGGSAGGSGSATTADLNRRSAAGDTPQRAPVVLASAAPAPSTPAPAPRPAPAPAPAPIVTAAPAPAPAPVRTPPATPAPTLVASAPAESPRAAAKGTIVTASFLPTGAPATPVSARSVTAMSATQLSAALAAPAAPTRTASAAPSNGGPGIQVGAFSSPALAEAAAETARGKAGALLSAGRPVVSPVTRGDGSVLYRAWLVGLSADHAGAACDTLSRQGVACMVLSGDRMA
- a CDS encoding DUF2177 family protein; its protein translation is MIAYAAAYLASAVTFFGLDMLWLGLVARDFYRRGYGDLLLEQPLYAPAAGFYVFYIVGIVFFAVMPALQAGSWLTALGYGALLGLLCYGTYDMTNLATLKGWPVSVAMVDMAWGTALTGTAALVGFLVARHLA
- a CDS encoding dodecin, translating into MSDNVYGITHVVGSSADGMSQAIENAVSTAAKTVKNLEWFEVSETRGHIEGGKVAHYQVVLKLGFRYEAKH